A single window of Serinus canaria isolate serCan28SL12 chromosome 14, serCan2020, whole genome shotgun sequence DNA harbors:
- the CFAP70 gene encoding cilia- and flagella-associated protein 70 isoform X1: MSQPIPVQITVGNAQDLKTLKSNLLHTLVRVEYNGAVLGDSPKTNVLTDGTAEYDFSTSFEYCPDGPNSLDVLVQKPLLLTLLEVTSKDKKKTDKIAPLAQAVVDLLPLLQGVRSLKVLAPLYAVPASPSAKLYPEATAGLEVTVSAKELLLSATQFSSGNLLSITLEAAYSVPEAFTADAQQNYMACLQMPAAGEKELPLLFKNGILKADGEKEPFPRPKNWPLGPILASDALNIPDSFIVGGPYEDEDGELNKSEDKEFRSQAESARRVVWDMETRCFLDADAVAVLQTRIAECRHWPVELCRMSSGGKGKGSKSDKKDEDKQIAFHGVAYVNMMHLLCPGVKQIRGAFRVFNYEDSEVFEKTRVQYSIFRDRRSQLSLGKERLGTSPSNKAAPSKTQREDSNAMQYSEAGTFLVMEIKLDRPLVPKRLREELVQRVKELIPPRPALAPRTEGAKKVVENYHKRVTSVAVAILEEYHELFGKQLLDQGVMDHETMEEQKRQLNYELNTSGKYFAFKEQLKYSVVKIVREKYLKTTAFETKEQLQAFLSELYVYLVDHMHMALNKLLSGEDVSPAPPPNSTRKQLLLFAREAEANKDLKLASLFYNQRIARDQHSIQAWLDYGAFCLLYEDATKAQECFQQAVCLDPQHTQSLLLCGIVCVKLQTYEEAEIFFEDACCLEPSSIIAWTLAGLFYELQNNYIQAERSFREAKKLLRAKLEEERRILEAAEGEGKKPSSPSTEPEKIPDGSADNPPELVEGVTPKEEATAVQEAPEAPEPQPPPCTIFMKTVEFLMQFNAVRFVHKALAHELLSLQGGPTCAYYLALGWTYQLREDLPRWEECLLEAVRIDPLNPNVWAQKGHLCYLKKDFDKAKDCYERVISFEEDAADMHFVYLRLGSIYLDEKEYGRAKHIYLLACDNSASCLTWLGVGIACYRLGEMLEAEDALSEANALNNTNAEVWGYLALICLQGGRELEAEQCYKYTVKLGLQNDSLLQEIRDAQNRFGFGDPSL, from the exons aTGTCACAGCCAATACCAGTACAGATCACGGTCGGGAATGCACAGGACCTG aaaactCTCAAAAGCAACTTGCTGCATACGTTGGTGCGTGTGGAATACAATGGAGCAGTCCTGGGAGACTCCCCCAAGACTAATGTGCTGACAGATGGGACAGCAGAATATGACTTCAGCACCAGCTTTGAGTACTGCCCCGATGGGCCCAACTCCTTGGACGTCCTTGTGCAGAAACCACTGCTCT TGACACTGCTAGAAGTGACAtcaaaggacaagaaaaaaacagataaaatcgCTCCTCTTGCCCAAGCTGTGGTGGACCTTCTACCTCTGCTGCAAG GAGTGCGTTCACTGAAGGTCTTAGCTCCTTTGTATGCAGTGCCTGCCTCCCCATCAGCAAAGCTTTACCCTGAGGCCACG GCTGGCCTTGAAGTGACAGTGAGCGCCAaagagctcctgctctctgccaccCAGTTCTCAAGTGGGAACCTCCTGAGCATCACGCTGGAGGCAGCTTATTCTGTCCCTGAAGCCTTTACCGCTGACGCCCAGCAAAACTACATGGCTTGCTTGCAAATGCCAGCAGCTGGTGAG AAAGAATTGCCATTGCTCTTCAAGAATGGCATCCTGAAGGCTGATGGTGAAAAGGAACCATTTCCCCGGCCCAAAAACTGGCCCCTTGGCCCCATCCTGGCCTCTGATGCTCTGAACATACCTGACTCCTTCATTGTTGGTGGGCCCtatgaggatgaggatggagagCTCAACAAAAGTGAG GACAAGGAATTCAGGAGCCAGGCCGAGAGTGCGAGGAGGGTCGTGTGGGACATGGAAACACGCTGTTTCCTGGACGCTGATGCCGTGGCCGT cctgcagacACGCATTGCCGAGTGCCGCCACTGGCCCgtggagctctgcaggatgtCCTCAGGTGGAAAGGGGAAAGGCAGCAAATCTGACAAG AAAGATGAGGACAAGCAGATTGCCTTCCATGGTGTGGCATATGTCAACATGATGCAtttgctgtgccctggggtGAAGCAGATCCGAGGGGCCTTCCGTGTCTTTAACTACGAGGACAGCGAGGTGTTTGAGAAG ACCAGAGTTCAGTACAGTATTTTCCGGGATCGCAGGTCACAGCTCAGTCTGGgcaaggaaaggctggggaCCTCTCCTTCCAACAAAGCTGCTCCCAGTAAGACTCAGAGGGAAGATTCCAATGCAATG CAATACAGCGAGGCAGGAACGTTCCTGGTGATGGAGATAAAGCTGGACAGGCCCTTGGTCCCAAAGCGGCTGCGGGAGGAGCTGGTCCAGCG GGTCAAGGAGCTGATTCCTCCCCGTCCTGCGCTGGCCCCGCGGACGGAAGGAGCCAAGAAG GTGGTGGAAAATTATCACAAACGTGTCACCAGTGTTGCTGTTGCCATCCTGGAGGAGTACCATGAGCtttttgggaagcagctgcttgACCAGGGAGTGATGGACCACGAAACCATGGAGGAACAAAAACGTCAGCTCAACTATGAGCTCAATACCTctgggaaatattttgcttttaaggaACAGCTTAAG TATTCTGTGGTGAAGATTGTGAGGGAGAAATACCTGAAGACCACAGCATTTGAGACCAAGGAGCAACTCCAGGCATTCCTCAGTGAGCTCTATGTGTACCTCGTGGACCACATGCACATGGCCCTGAACAAG CTCCTGTCTGGGGAAGATGTTTCTCCTGCCCCTCCACCCAACTCGACCAGGAAGCAGCTCTTGCTCTTTGCTCGTGAAGCTGAAGCCAACAAGGACCTCAAACTGGCCTCTCTCTTCTACAATCAG AGAATAGCTCGGGACCAGCACAGCATCCAGGCCTGGCTGGACTATGgagccttctgcctcctgtATGAGGATGCCACCAAAGCCCAGGAATGCTTCCAGCAGGCCGTTTGTCTGGACCCCCAGCACACCCAAAg cttgCTGCTCTGTGGGATTGTGTGTGTCAAGCTGCAAACCTATGAAGAGGCAGAAATTTTCTTTGAGGATGCCTGCTGCTTGGAGCCATCCAGCATCATAGCCTGGACCCTCGCAG GTTTGTTTTATGAGCTGCAGAATAATTACATTCAGGCAGAAAGGAGCTTCCGTGAGGCTAAGAAGCTCCTGCGAGCCAAGCttgaggaggagaggagaatccttgaggctgctgagggagaagggaaaaagcccagttctcccagcacagagccag AGAAGATTCCAGATGGCTCAGCTGACAATCCACCAGAGCTCGTGGAAGGTGTGACACCCAAGGAAGAGGCTACAGCAGTGCAGGAAGCCCCAGaag CTCCAGAACCTCAGCCACCTCCCTGCACAATCTTCATGAAGACAGTGGAATTCCTGATGCAATTCAATGCTGTCCGG TTTGTTCACAAGGCACTGGCCCACGAGCTGCTGAGCCTTCAGGGAGGCCCCACCTGTGCCTACTacctggctctgggctggacCTACCAGCTGCGGGAGGACTTGCCCAGATGGGAGGAGTGTCTGCTGGAGGCCGTGCGCATCGACCCCTTG AATCCAAATGTCTGGGCTCAGAAAGGGCACCTGTGCTACCTGAAGAAGGACTTTGACAAAGCAAAGGATTGCTATGAGCGAGTCATCAGCTTTGAGGAGGATGCTGCTGATATGCACTTTGTGTACCTGCGCCTGGGCTCCATCTACCTGGATGAGAAAGAG TACGGCCGGGCCAAGCACATCTACCTGCTCGCCTGTGACAACTCTGCCTCCTGTCTCACCTGGCTGGGCGTGGGCATCGCTTGCTACAGG CTGGGAGAGATGCTGGAAGCAGAAGATGCTCTCTCTGAAGCCAATGCCCTAAATAACACCAACGCTGAAGTGTGGGGATATCTTGCCCTCATCTGCCTGCAG GGCGGGCGGGAGCTGGAGGCGGAGCAGTGTTACAAATACACCGTCAAG CTCGGCCTGCAGAACGACTCGCTGCTGCAGGAGATCCGCGACGCCCAGAACCGCTTCGGCTTCGGCGACCCTTCCCTCTGA
- the CFAP70 gene encoding cilia- and flagella-associated protein 70 isoform X3, producing the protein MSQPIPVQITVGNAQDLKTLKSNLLHTLVRVEYNGAVLGDSPKTNVLTDGTAEYDFSTSFEYCPDGPNSLDVLVQKPLLLTLLEVTSKDKKKTDKIAPLAQAVVDLLPLLQGVRSLKVLAPLYAVPASPSAKLYPEATAGLEVTVSAKELLLSATQFSSGNLLSITLEAAYSVPEAFTADAQQNYMACLQMPAAGEKELPLLFKNGILKADGEKEPFPRPKNWPLGPILASDALNIPDSFIVGGPYEDEDGELNKSEDKEFRSQAESARRVVWDMETRCFLDADAVAVLQTRIAECRHWPVELCRMSSGGKGKGSKSDKKDEDKQIAFHGVAYVNMMHLLCPGVKQIRGAFRVFNYEDSEVFEKTRVQYSIFRDRRSQLSLGKERLGTSPSNKAAPSKTQREDSNAMVVENYHKRVTSVAVAILEEYHELFGKQLLDQGVMDHETMEEQKRQLNYELNTSGKYFAFKEQLKYSVVKIVREKYLKTTAFETKEQLQAFLSELYVYLVDHMHMALNKLLSGEDVSPAPPPNSTRKQLLLFAREAEANKDLKLASLFYNQRIARDQHSIQAWLDYGAFCLLYEDATKAQECFQQAVCLDPQHTQSLLLCGIVCVKLQTYEEAEIFFEDACCLEPSSIIAWTLAGLFYELQNNYIQAERSFREAKKLLRAKLEEERRILEAAEGEGKKPSSPSTEPEKIPDGSADNPPELVEGVTPKEEATAVQEAPEAPEPQPPPCTIFMKTVEFLMQFNAVRFVHKALAHELLSLQGGPTCAYYLALGWTYQLREDLPRWEECLLEAVRIDPLNPNVWAQKGHLCYLKKDFDKAKDCYERVISFEEDAADMHFVYLRLGSIYLDEKEYGRAKHIYLLACDNSASCLTWLGVGIACYRLGEMLEAEDALSEANALNNTNAEVWGYLALICLQGGRELEAEQCYKYTVKLGLQNDSLLQEIRDAQNRFGFGDPSL; encoded by the exons aTGTCACAGCCAATACCAGTACAGATCACGGTCGGGAATGCACAGGACCTG aaaactCTCAAAAGCAACTTGCTGCATACGTTGGTGCGTGTGGAATACAATGGAGCAGTCCTGGGAGACTCCCCCAAGACTAATGTGCTGACAGATGGGACAGCAGAATATGACTTCAGCACCAGCTTTGAGTACTGCCCCGATGGGCCCAACTCCTTGGACGTCCTTGTGCAGAAACCACTGCTCT TGACACTGCTAGAAGTGACAtcaaaggacaagaaaaaaacagataaaatcgCTCCTCTTGCCCAAGCTGTGGTGGACCTTCTACCTCTGCTGCAAG GAGTGCGTTCACTGAAGGTCTTAGCTCCTTTGTATGCAGTGCCTGCCTCCCCATCAGCAAAGCTTTACCCTGAGGCCACG GCTGGCCTTGAAGTGACAGTGAGCGCCAaagagctcctgctctctgccaccCAGTTCTCAAGTGGGAACCTCCTGAGCATCACGCTGGAGGCAGCTTATTCTGTCCCTGAAGCCTTTACCGCTGACGCCCAGCAAAACTACATGGCTTGCTTGCAAATGCCAGCAGCTGGTGAG AAAGAATTGCCATTGCTCTTCAAGAATGGCATCCTGAAGGCTGATGGTGAAAAGGAACCATTTCCCCGGCCCAAAAACTGGCCCCTTGGCCCCATCCTGGCCTCTGATGCTCTGAACATACCTGACTCCTTCATTGTTGGTGGGCCCtatgaggatgaggatggagagCTCAACAAAAGTGAG GACAAGGAATTCAGGAGCCAGGCCGAGAGTGCGAGGAGGGTCGTGTGGGACATGGAAACACGCTGTTTCCTGGACGCTGATGCCGTGGCCGT cctgcagacACGCATTGCCGAGTGCCGCCACTGGCCCgtggagctctgcaggatgtCCTCAGGTGGAAAGGGGAAAGGCAGCAAATCTGACAAG AAAGATGAGGACAAGCAGATTGCCTTCCATGGTGTGGCATATGTCAACATGATGCAtttgctgtgccctggggtGAAGCAGATCCGAGGGGCCTTCCGTGTCTTTAACTACGAGGACAGCGAGGTGTTTGAGAAG ACCAGAGTTCAGTACAGTATTTTCCGGGATCGCAGGTCACAGCTCAGTCTGGgcaaggaaaggctggggaCCTCTCCTTCCAACAAAGCTGCTCCCAGTAAGACTCAGAGGGAAGATTCCAATGCAATG GTGGTGGAAAATTATCACAAACGTGTCACCAGTGTTGCTGTTGCCATCCTGGAGGAGTACCATGAGCtttttgggaagcagctgcttgACCAGGGAGTGATGGACCACGAAACCATGGAGGAACAAAAACGTCAGCTCAACTATGAGCTCAATACCTctgggaaatattttgcttttaaggaACAGCTTAAG TATTCTGTGGTGAAGATTGTGAGGGAGAAATACCTGAAGACCACAGCATTTGAGACCAAGGAGCAACTCCAGGCATTCCTCAGTGAGCTCTATGTGTACCTCGTGGACCACATGCACATGGCCCTGAACAAG CTCCTGTCTGGGGAAGATGTTTCTCCTGCCCCTCCACCCAACTCGACCAGGAAGCAGCTCTTGCTCTTTGCTCGTGAAGCTGAAGCCAACAAGGACCTCAAACTGGCCTCTCTCTTCTACAATCAG AGAATAGCTCGGGACCAGCACAGCATCCAGGCCTGGCTGGACTATGgagccttctgcctcctgtATGAGGATGCCACCAAAGCCCAGGAATGCTTCCAGCAGGCCGTTTGTCTGGACCCCCAGCACACCCAAAg cttgCTGCTCTGTGGGATTGTGTGTGTCAAGCTGCAAACCTATGAAGAGGCAGAAATTTTCTTTGAGGATGCCTGCTGCTTGGAGCCATCCAGCATCATAGCCTGGACCCTCGCAG GTTTGTTTTATGAGCTGCAGAATAATTACATTCAGGCAGAAAGGAGCTTCCGTGAGGCTAAGAAGCTCCTGCGAGCCAAGCttgaggaggagaggagaatccttgaggctgctgagggagaagggaaaaagcccagttctcccagcacagagccag AGAAGATTCCAGATGGCTCAGCTGACAATCCACCAGAGCTCGTGGAAGGTGTGACACCCAAGGAAGAGGCTACAGCAGTGCAGGAAGCCCCAGaag CTCCAGAACCTCAGCCACCTCCCTGCACAATCTTCATGAAGACAGTGGAATTCCTGATGCAATTCAATGCTGTCCGG TTTGTTCACAAGGCACTGGCCCACGAGCTGCTGAGCCTTCAGGGAGGCCCCACCTGTGCCTACTacctggctctgggctggacCTACCAGCTGCGGGAGGACTTGCCCAGATGGGAGGAGTGTCTGCTGGAGGCCGTGCGCATCGACCCCTTG AATCCAAATGTCTGGGCTCAGAAAGGGCACCTGTGCTACCTGAAGAAGGACTTTGACAAAGCAAAGGATTGCTATGAGCGAGTCATCAGCTTTGAGGAGGATGCTGCTGATATGCACTTTGTGTACCTGCGCCTGGGCTCCATCTACCTGGATGAGAAAGAG TACGGCCGGGCCAAGCACATCTACCTGCTCGCCTGTGACAACTCTGCCTCCTGTCTCACCTGGCTGGGCGTGGGCATCGCTTGCTACAGG CTGGGAGAGATGCTGGAAGCAGAAGATGCTCTCTCTGAAGCCAATGCCCTAAATAACACCAACGCTGAAGTGTGGGGATATCTTGCCCTCATCTGCCTGCAG GGCGGGCGGGAGCTGGAGGCGGAGCAGTGTTACAAATACACCGTCAAG CTCGGCCTGCAGAACGACTCGCTGCTGCAGGAGATCCGCGACGCCCAGAACCGCTTCGGCTTCGGCGACCCTTCCCTCTGA
- the CFAP70 gene encoding cilia- and flagella-associated protein 70 isoform X2, with translation MSQPIPVQITVGNAQDLKTLKSNLLHTLVRVEYNGAVLGDSPKTNVLTDGTAEYDFSTSFEYCPDGPNSLDVLVQKPLLLTLLEVTSKDKKKTDKIAPLAQAVVDLLPLLQGVRSLKVLAPLYAVPASPSAKLYPEATAGLEVTVSAKELLLSATQFSSGNLLSITLEAAYSVPEAFTADAQQNYMACLQMPAAGEKELPLLFKNGILKADGEKEPFPRPKNWPLGPILASDALNIPDSFIVGGPYEDEDGELNKSEDKEFRSQAESARRVVWDMETRCFLDADAVAVLQTRIAECRHWPVELCRMSSGGKGKGSKSDKKDEDKQIAFHGVAYVNMMHLLCPGVKQIRGAFRVFNYEDSEVFEKTRVQYSIFRDRRSQLSLGKERLGTSPSNKAAPSKTQREDSNAMQYSEAGTFLVMEIKLDRPLVPKRLREELVQRVKELIPPRPALAPRTEGAKKVVENYHKRVTSVAVAILEEYHELFGKQLLDQGVMDHETMEEQKRQLNYELNTSGKYFAFKEQLKYSVVKIVREKYLKTTAFETKEQLQAFLSELYVYLVDHMHMALNKLLSGEDVSPAPPPNSTRKQLLLFAREAEANKDLKLASLFYNQRIARDQHSIQAWLDYGAFCLLYEDATKAQECFQQAVCLDPQHTQSLLLCGIVCVKLQTYEEAEIFFEDACCLEPSSIIAWTLAGLFYELQNNYIQAERSFREAKKLLRAKLEEERRILEAAEGEGKKPSSPSTEPEKIPDGSADNPPELVEGVTPKEEATAVQEAPEAPEPQPPPCTIFMKTVEFLMQFNAVRFVHKALAHELLSLQGGPTCAYYLALGWTYQLREDLPRWEECLLEAVRIDPLNPNVWAQKGHLCYLKKDFDKAKDCYERVISFEEDAADMHFVYLRLGSIYLDEKEYGRAKHIYLLACDNSASCLTWLGVGIACYRLGEMLEAEDALSEANALNNTNAEVWGYLALICLQLGLQNDSLLQEIRDAQNRFGFGDPSL, from the exons aTGTCACAGCCAATACCAGTACAGATCACGGTCGGGAATGCACAGGACCTG aaaactCTCAAAAGCAACTTGCTGCATACGTTGGTGCGTGTGGAATACAATGGAGCAGTCCTGGGAGACTCCCCCAAGACTAATGTGCTGACAGATGGGACAGCAGAATATGACTTCAGCACCAGCTTTGAGTACTGCCCCGATGGGCCCAACTCCTTGGACGTCCTTGTGCAGAAACCACTGCTCT TGACACTGCTAGAAGTGACAtcaaaggacaagaaaaaaacagataaaatcgCTCCTCTTGCCCAAGCTGTGGTGGACCTTCTACCTCTGCTGCAAG GAGTGCGTTCACTGAAGGTCTTAGCTCCTTTGTATGCAGTGCCTGCCTCCCCATCAGCAAAGCTTTACCCTGAGGCCACG GCTGGCCTTGAAGTGACAGTGAGCGCCAaagagctcctgctctctgccaccCAGTTCTCAAGTGGGAACCTCCTGAGCATCACGCTGGAGGCAGCTTATTCTGTCCCTGAAGCCTTTACCGCTGACGCCCAGCAAAACTACATGGCTTGCTTGCAAATGCCAGCAGCTGGTGAG AAAGAATTGCCATTGCTCTTCAAGAATGGCATCCTGAAGGCTGATGGTGAAAAGGAACCATTTCCCCGGCCCAAAAACTGGCCCCTTGGCCCCATCCTGGCCTCTGATGCTCTGAACATACCTGACTCCTTCATTGTTGGTGGGCCCtatgaggatgaggatggagagCTCAACAAAAGTGAG GACAAGGAATTCAGGAGCCAGGCCGAGAGTGCGAGGAGGGTCGTGTGGGACATGGAAACACGCTGTTTCCTGGACGCTGATGCCGTGGCCGT cctgcagacACGCATTGCCGAGTGCCGCCACTGGCCCgtggagctctgcaggatgtCCTCAGGTGGAAAGGGGAAAGGCAGCAAATCTGACAAG AAAGATGAGGACAAGCAGATTGCCTTCCATGGTGTGGCATATGTCAACATGATGCAtttgctgtgccctggggtGAAGCAGATCCGAGGGGCCTTCCGTGTCTTTAACTACGAGGACAGCGAGGTGTTTGAGAAG ACCAGAGTTCAGTACAGTATTTTCCGGGATCGCAGGTCACAGCTCAGTCTGGgcaaggaaaggctggggaCCTCTCCTTCCAACAAAGCTGCTCCCAGTAAGACTCAGAGGGAAGATTCCAATGCAATG CAATACAGCGAGGCAGGAACGTTCCTGGTGATGGAGATAAAGCTGGACAGGCCCTTGGTCCCAAAGCGGCTGCGGGAGGAGCTGGTCCAGCG GGTCAAGGAGCTGATTCCTCCCCGTCCTGCGCTGGCCCCGCGGACGGAAGGAGCCAAGAAG GTGGTGGAAAATTATCACAAACGTGTCACCAGTGTTGCTGTTGCCATCCTGGAGGAGTACCATGAGCtttttgggaagcagctgcttgACCAGGGAGTGATGGACCACGAAACCATGGAGGAACAAAAACGTCAGCTCAACTATGAGCTCAATACCTctgggaaatattttgcttttaaggaACAGCTTAAG TATTCTGTGGTGAAGATTGTGAGGGAGAAATACCTGAAGACCACAGCATTTGAGACCAAGGAGCAACTCCAGGCATTCCTCAGTGAGCTCTATGTGTACCTCGTGGACCACATGCACATGGCCCTGAACAAG CTCCTGTCTGGGGAAGATGTTTCTCCTGCCCCTCCACCCAACTCGACCAGGAAGCAGCTCTTGCTCTTTGCTCGTGAAGCTGAAGCCAACAAGGACCTCAAACTGGCCTCTCTCTTCTACAATCAG AGAATAGCTCGGGACCAGCACAGCATCCAGGCCTGGCTGGACTATGgagccttctgcctcctgtATGAGGATGCCACCAAAGCCCAGGAATGCTTCCAGCAGGCCGTTTGTCTGGACCCCCAGCACACCCAAAg cttgCTGCTCTGTGGGATTGTGTGTGTCAAGCTGCAAACCTATGAAGAGGCAGAAATTTTCTTTGAGGATGCCTGCTGCTTGGAGCCATCCAGCATCATAGCCTGGACCCTCGCAG GTTTGTTTTATGAGCTGCAGAATAATTACATTCAGGCAGAAAGGAGCTTCCGTGAGGCTAAGAAGCTCCTGCGAGCCAAGCttgaggaggagaggagaatccttgaggctgctgagggagaagggaaaaagcccagttctcccagcacagagccag AGAAGATTCCAGATGGCTCAGCTGACAATCCACCAGAGCTCGTGGAAGGTGTGACACCCAAGGAAGAGGCTACAGCAGTGCAGGAAGCCCCAGaag CTCCAGAACCTCAGCCACCTCCCTGCACAATCTTCATGAAGACAGTGGAATTCCTGATGCAATTCAATGCTGTCCGG TTTGTTCACAAGGCACTGGCCCACGAGCTGCTGAGCCTTCAGGGAGGCCCCACCTGTGCCTACTacctggctctgggctggacCTACCAGCTGCGGGAGGACTTGCCCAGATGGGAGGAGTGTCTGCTGGAGGCCGTGCGCATCGACCCCTTG AATCCAAATGTCTGGGCTCAGAAAGGGCACCTGTGCTACCTGAAGAAGGACTTTGACAAAGCAAAGGATTGCTATGAGCGAGTCATCAGCTTTGAGGAGGATGCTGCTGATATGCACTTTGTGTACCTGCGCCTGGGCTCCATCTACCTGGATGAGAAAGAG TACGGCCGGGCCAAGCACATCTACCTGCTCGCCTGTGACAACTCTGCCTCCTGTCTCACCTGGCTGGGCGTGGGCATCGCTTGCTACAGG CTGGGAGAGATGCTGGAAGCAGAAGATGCTCTCTCTGAAGCCAATGCCCTAAATAACACCAACGCTGAAGTGTGGGGATATCTTGCCCTCATCTGCCTGCAG CTCGGCCTGCAGAACGACTCGCTGCTGCAGGAGATCCGCGACGCCCAGAACCGCTTCGGCTTCGGCGACCCTTCCCTCTGA